One stretch of Oncorhynchus clarkii lewisi isolate Uvic-CL-2024 chromosome 1, UVic_Ocla_1.0, whole genome shotgun sequence DNA includes these proteins:
- the LOC139411668 gene encoding bifunctional 3'-phosphoadenosine 5'-phosphosulfate synthase 2-like — protein MMLGVKKQQTDLNRSTNVVFQAHHVTRSKRGQVVGTRGGFRGCTVWLTGLSGAGKTTIAFALEEYLVSHGIPCYSLDGDNIRHGLNKNLGFTATDREENIRRIAEVAKLFADAGLVCITSFISPYTKDRDDARKILESAGLPFFEVFINAPLEVCESRDVKGLYKKARAGEIKGFTGIDADYERPEAPELVLKTGEVTVNECIRQVVDLLREQSIVPSGITEEVNELFVPENKLKLVQVDAITLPTISITKLDLQWVQVLAEGWATPLKGFMREREFLQVQHFGNLLDDGTINQSIPIVLPVTTETKQRLDGCAAVALEFQGTLVAILRQPEFYEHRKEERCARQWGTTCPQHPYIKMVMEGGDWLVGGDLEVLDRIRWNDGLDQYRFTPRELKQKFKEMKADAIFAFQLRNPVHNGHALLMQDTKRRLLERGYKRPVLLLHPLGGWTKDDDVPLDWRMKQHAAVLEEGVLDPTSTIVAIFPSPMMYAGPTEVQWHCRARMIAGANFYIVGRDPAGMPHPETKQDIYEPTHGGKVLTMAPGLTSVEIIPFRVAAYNKTKRAMDFYDKDRHAEFEFISGTRMRKLARCGENPPDGFMAPKAWKVLTEYYSSIQKDQ, from the exons GATCTGAACAGATCCACCAATGTAGTGTTTCAGGCCCACCATGTGACCCGGAGCAAGAGAGGTCAGGTGGTGGGCACTAGAGGAGGCTTCAGGGGTTGCACTGTCTGGCTCACAG GTTTGTCTGGTGCTGGGAAGACCACCATAGCCTTTGCCCTGGAGGAGTATCTGGTGTCCCACGGCATCCCCTGCTACTCACTGGATGGGGACAACATCCGCCATGGCCTCAACAAGAACCTGGGCTTCACAGCCACTGACCGTGAGGAGAACATCAGACGTATTGCTGAGGTGGCCAAGTTGTTCGCAGACGCTGGCCTCGTCTGCATCACCAGCTTCATCTCTCCTTACACCAAG GATCGTGATGATGCGAGGAAGATCCTTGAGAGTGCTGGGTTACCCTTCTTTGAGGTGTTCATCAACGCTCCTCTAGAGGTGTGTGAGAGTCGCGATGTGAAGGGCCTCTACAAGAAAGCCCGTGCTGGAGAGATCAAAG GCTTCACTGGGATCGATGCAGACTACGAGCGGCCCGAGGCTCCGGAGTTGGTGCTGAAAACAGGAGAGGTCACCGTTAACGAGTGCATTCGGCAGGTTGTGGACCTGCTTAGAGAGCAG AGTATTGTTCCAAGTGGAATCACAGAGGAGGTGAATGAACTTTTTGTTCCTGAGAACAAGCTGAAGCTAGTTCAGGTCGACGCTATCACACTTCCCACAATCAGCATCACCAAG TTGGACCTCCAGTGGGTGCAGGTGCTGGCTGAAGGCTGGGCCACCCCACTGAAGGGCTTCATGAGGGAGAGGGAGTTCCTCCAGGTGCAACATTTCGGCAACCTCCTCGACG ATGGAACCATCAACCAGTCTATTCCCATCGTCCTGCCTGTTACCACGGAAACCAAGCAGAGGCTGGACGGCTGTGCGGCGGTAGCTCTGGAGTTCCAGGGAACCCTTGTGGCCATTCTAAGACAGCCAGAGTTCTACGAACACCGCAAAGAGGAGCGCTGTGCCCGTCAGTGGGGTACCACCTGCCCCCAGCACCCCTACATTAAG ATGGTGATGGAGGGAGGTGATTGGCTGGTGGGTGGCGACCTGGAGGTGCTGGACCGAATCAGATGGAACGATGGGCTGGACCAGTACCGCTTTACTCCACGGGAGCTCAAGCAGAAGTTTAAAGAAATGAAAGCAG ATGCCATCTTCGCCTTCCAGCTGCGGAATCCGGTCCACAATGGCCACGCCCTGTTGATGCAGGACACCAAGCGCCGCCTTCTGGAGCGGGGCTACAAGCGACCCGTCCTCTTGCTGCACCCGCTGGGGGGCTGGACCAAAGACGACGACGTGCCCCTGGACTGGCGCATGAAACAGCACGCTGCAGTACTGGAGGAGGGGGTACTGGACCCCACCAGCACCATAGTGGCTATTTTCCCATCCCCCATGATGTACGCTGGACCCACTGAG GTCCAGTGGCACTGCAGAGCGCGGATGATCGCCGGAGCTAACTTCTACATTGTGGGTCGTGACCCAGCGGGCATGCCCCATCCCGAGACCAAGCAGGACATTTATGAGCCCACCCATGGGGGAAAGGTCCTCACCATGGCCCCCGGCCTCACCTCTGTAGAGATCATCCCCTTCAGAGTGGCTGCCTACAACAAGACCAAGAGGGCCATGGATTTCTACGACAAGGACCG ACACGCTGAGTTTGAGTTCATCTCTGGCACCAGGATGAGAAAGCTGGCGCGGTGCGGGGAGAACCCCCCAGACGGCTTCATGGCCCCCAAGGCCTGGAAGGTCCTGACTGAGTACTACAGCTCTATACAGAAGGACCAGTAA